The following proteins are co-located in the Xyrauchen texanus isolate HMW12.3.18 chromosome 43, RBS_HiC_50CHRs, whole genome shotgun sequence genome:
- the LOC127635723 gene encoding serine/threonine-protein kinase PLK2-like produces MEILRTITHHHHHHHHHHSVNNSKMCEHTHIPAENRRRKSEENHSHAIQEMSRIITDSATGKCYCRGKVLGKGGFAKCYEFTDLSTGKVYAAKIIPHTRVSKPHQREKIDREIELHTALHHKHIVRFYHHFEDKDNIYILLEHCSRRSLAHILKARKVLTEPEVRYYLRQIVSGLKYLHEQDILHRDLKLGNFFINESMELKVGDFGLAAKLEPVENRRRTICGTPNYLSPEVLNKQGHGCESDVWALGCVMYTMLLGRPPFETTNLKETYRCIREAQYSMPSTLSPQAKHLISNMLAKNPEDRPRLDDFLRHDFFCQGFTPDRLSSNCCHAAPDLHHTSPAKNFFKKAAAALFGGKKDKAKYLETQNKPTKEEEDINRVCLDLRKASISPQPCRQTPEDSKPHIPTVGKPAVPLKDNNSKQQIRDSIRMIVRGTLGSCSSSIECLADSTMGSVADTIVRVLRSCLENMPEANNISKESMNGSFQWVTKWVDYSNKYGFGYQLSDHTVGVLFNNSTHMSLLSDKKTVHYYAELGQCSVFSTTDAPEQFVGQVTILKYFAHYMEENLMDGGDLPNVTDVNKPRLYLLQWLKSDQALMMLFNDGTFQVNFYHDHTKIILCNQSEEYLLTYINEDRVSTTLRLSTLLASGCSADLRSRMDYALNMLLQRCD; encoded by the exons ATGGAGATACTAAGGACTATTacacaccatcatcatcatcatcatcatcaccactcTGTGAATAACAGCAAGatgtgtgaacacacacacatacccgcAGAAAACAGACGTAGGAAATCTGAGGAGAATCACTCTCATGCCATACAAGAAATGTCACGCATCATTACGGATTCTGCTACTGGCAAATGTTACTGCAGAGGAAAAGTTTTGGGAAAG GGTGGTTTCGCCAAATGCTACGAATTCACAGATCTAAGCACAGGCAAAGTGTATGCAGCCAAAATCATTCCACACACGCGTGTTTCCAAACCCCACCAAAGGGAAAAG ATCGACAGAGAGATCGAACTGCACACAGCCCTGCATCACAAACACATTGTTCGCTTCTACCACCATTTTGAGGACAAAGACAATATCTACATCCTACTTGAACACTGCAGTAGACGG TCACTAGCACACATTCTGAAGGCCCGAAAAGTGCTGACAGAACCAGAGGTTCGGTACTACCTCAGGCAGATTGTGTCGGGGTTGAAGTATCTCCATGAGCAGGACATTCTGCACCGTGATCTTAAACTAG GTAACTTTTTCATCAATGAGTCTATGGAACTCAAAGTTGGAGACTTCGGCCTGGCTGCAAAACTCGAACCTGTCGAGAACCGTAGAAGAACGATATGCGGGACACCTAATTATCTGTCGCCTGAAGTCTTAAACAAGCAAGGACATGGCTGTGAATCTGACGTTTGGGCGCTCGGTTGTGTGAT GTACACCATGCTTTTGGGCAGGCCTCCATTTGAGACCACAAACCTCAAGGAGACCTATCGATGCATACGTGAAGCACAATACTCCATGCCGTCGACCTTGTCGCCCCAAGCCAAGCATCTCATCAGCAATATGCTGGCCAAGAACCCTGAAGACAGACCACGACTAGATGACTTTCTGCGCCACGACTTTTTCTGCCAG GGCTTCACACCCGACAGACTGTCTTCTAACTGCTGCCATGCGGCCCCAGACCTACACCACACCAGCCCTGCCAAGAACTTCTTCAAGAAAGCTGCAGCTGCCCTGTTTGGTGGCAAGAAGGACAAAGCCAAGTACTTGGAGACTCAAA ATAAACCAACAAAGGAGGAAGAGGATATTAATAGAGTATGCCTTGACCTCCGGAAAGCTTCAATCAGCCCCCAACCCTGTAGACAAACTCCAGAG GACAGTAAGCCCCACATCCCAACTGTAGGAAAACCAGCTGTGCCGCTGAAGGACAACAACAGCAAACAGCAGATTAGAGACAGCATTCGTATGATCGTGCGGGGAACTCTTGGGAGTTGTAGTAGCAGTATCGAAT GTCTTGCGGACAGCACAATGGGCAGCGTTGCAGACACCATAGTCCGAGTACTGCGAAGCTGTCTGGAGAATATGCCGGAAG CTAATAACATTTCAAAGGAGAGCATGAATGGCAGTTTCCAGTGGGTGACAAAATGGGTGGACTACTCCAACAAGTACGGCTTCGGCTACCAGCTGTCAGACCATACCGTTGGGGTTCTCTTCAACAACAGCACTCACATGAGCCTGCTGTCTGACAAAAA GACTGTACATTACTATGCAGAGCTGGGACAATGTTCTGTCTTCTCCACAACTGATGCCCCAGAGCAGTTTGTCGGCCAGGTCACCATCCTGAAGTACTTTGCTCATTACATGGAGGAAAATCTGATGGAT GGTGGCGACTTACCCAACGTGACAGATGTGAACAAACCCAGACTGTACCTTCTTCAGTGGCTCAAGTCAGACCAAGCGCTCATGATGCTCTTCAACGATGGCACTTTCCAG GTTAACTTCTATCATGACCACACCAAGATCATCCTTTGCAATCAGAGCGAGGAATATCTCCTGACATACATCAACGAGGACCGCGTGTCCACCACGTTGCGCCTCAGCACGCTGCTCGCGTCTGGCTGCTCCGCTGACCTGCGCAGTCGCATGGACTATGCACTTAACATGCTGTTGCAGAGATGCGATTGA